One region of Gorilla gorilla gorilla isolate KB3781 chromosome 13, NHGRI_mGorGor1-v2.1_pri, whole genome shotgun sequence genomic DNA includes:
- the LOC115933174 gene encoding uncharacterized protein, translating to MITTKHKRNQILQATSSEESLVHKDRGDGERPVNARVVQVAPLRRESTPHGDTVHDITNEDAVHDTANEDTFHGTADEVAIHGTADKDAGIADEDAVQGIADEDAIHGIADEDDVQGIADEDAVQLIADEDPIRGITKEDAAQGFANKDAAQGIANEDAAQGIANEEAVHGIPNDAAIQGIANEDAVQGVANDDAVQGVAKEDGFHSINNEDAVHGIADGDAAQGIANWDAVQDIANEDGFHGINNEDAVQGIDNEDAVQGIATWDAVQGIANWDAIHGFADEVAFHGITDGDTVQGIADGGIANGDAIQGIALDDAVHGIANEDAAQGIANWDAVQDIANEDGFHGIDNEDAGIADGDAVHGIADGVAAQRIADWEDTQGIADWDAAHGIADGDGIADGDATKGMGNEVAVHGIANEDAVHGIANEDALHGVANEKIKC from the exons ATGATCACCACAAAACATAAGCGTAATCAAATCCTGCAAGCTACAT CCTCTGAGGAGTCTCTAGTTCACAAGGAcagaggagatggagagaggccAGTCAATGCGAGG GTGGTGCAGGTGGCCCCTCTGAGGCGTGAATCTA CTCCCCATGGGGACACCGTCCACGACATCACGAACGAGGACGCCGTCCACGACACCGCCAACGAGGACACCTTCCACGGCACCGCCGACGAGGTCGCCATCCACGGCACCGCTGACAAGGACGCC GGCATCGCTGacgaggacgccgtccagggcatcgccgacgAGGACGCCATCCAC GGCATCGCTGACGAGGACGACGTCCAGGGCATCGCTGACGAGGATGCAGTCCAGCTCATCGCTGACGAGGACCCCATCCGTGGCATCACTAAAGAGGATGCCGCCCAGGGCTTCGCAAACAAGGATGCCGCCCAGGGCATTgctaacgaggacgccgcccagggcatcgctaaCGAGGAGGCCGTCCACGGCATCCCTAACGATGCCGCCATTCAGGGCATTGCTAacgaggacgccgtccagggcGTCGCTAACGACGATGCCGTCCAGGGCGTCGCTAAAGAAGATGGATTCCACAGCATCAATAACGAGGACGCCGTCCACGGCATCGCCGAcggggacgccgcccagggcatcgccaactggGATGCTGTCCAGGACATCGCTAATGAAGATGGATTCCACGGCATCAATAACGAGGACGCTGTCCAGGGCATCGACAATGAGGACGCTGTCCAGGGCATCGCCACCTgggacgccgtccagggcatcgccaactggGACGCCATCCATGGCTTTGCCGACGAGGTTGCCTTCCACGGCATCACCGACGGGGACACTgtccagggcatcgccgacggg ggcatcgccaacgggGACGCCATCCAGGGCATTGCTCTCGATGATGCCGTCCACGGCATCgctaacgaggacgccgcccagggcatcgccaactggGATGCTGTCCAGGACATCGCTAATGAAGATGGATTCCACGGCATCGATAACGAGGatgcc ggcatcgccgacggggaCGCCGTCCATGGCATCGCCGACGGGGTCGCCGCCCAGCGCATCGCCGACTGGGAAGACACCCAGGGCATCGCCGACTGGGACGCCGCCCACGGCATCGCCGAcggggac ggcatcgccgacggggaCGCCACCAAGGGCATGGGCAACGAGGTTGCCGTCCACGGCATCGCTAACGAGGACGCCGTCCACGGCATCGCTAATGAGGACGCCCTCCACGGCGTCGCTAACGAGAAAATCAAATGTTAA